In Vreelandella piezotolerans, one genomic interval encodes:
- a CDS encoding aldehyde dehydrogenase family protein: MSLNTTLPPAQAFIGGEWVDTADTLAVEAPATGEPLARIARSQQGEVDAAVQAARLAFSGQLGEWASWSARQRSLWLLRFADAIEANHARLAHLECADTGKPMTQAQGDIAACARYFRFYGGAADKLHGETIPFENDFAVMTLREPYGVCAQIIPWNYPSQIFGRCVAAALAAGNTVVLKPAEDACLSVLGLVELAAAQGLPAGVLNVVPGLGREAGAALAAHPQIDHLSFTGSPETGTQVAQAAAVHHVPVTLELGGKSPQVVFADADLDAALPAIVRGIVQNAGQTCSAGSRLLVQRDIADRVIEDLCQRFAALRCDAGEADADCGPLINARQKAKLASRLAAAEADGIRVAGIGQLAPSAPSGGHFVLPQLLTNIPDGHEVLREELFGPVLVVQVFDDEAHALRLANATDFGLCAGVWTRDGGRQLRLAKGIRSGQVFINNYGAAGGVELPFGGVGRSGHGREKGFEGLRSYTRIKTVAIKH, encoded by the coding sequence ATGTCATTGAACACAACGTTACCGCCAGCGCAGGCGTTTATTGGTGGTGAGTGGGTCGATACCGCCGACACGTTAGCCGTTGAAGCCCCCGCCACAGGAGAGCCGCTAGCCCGCATCGCACGTAGCCAGCAAGGCGAGGTAGACGCTGCGGTTCAGGCGGCTCGCTTAGCTTTTTCAGGCCAGTTAGGTGAGTGGGCCAGTTGGTCGGCCCGCCAGCGCAGCCTGTGGCTGTTGCGGTTTGCTGATGCGATAGAAGCCAATCACGCGCGCCTAGCTCATCTTGAGTGCGCCGATACCGGGAAGCCAATGACCCAAGCGCAGGGCGATATTGCCGCCTGCGCCCGCTACTTCCGTTTTTATGGCGGTGCGGCGGATAAGCTACACGGTGAAACCATTCCGTTCGAAAATGACTTTGCCGTGATGACCCTGCGCGAGCCTTACGGCGTGTGCGCGCAAATCATTCCCTGGAACTACCCCTCGCAAATCTTTGGGCGCTGCGTGGCCGCAGCGCTTGCCGCAGGCAATACGGTGGTGCTGAAACCCGCAGAAGATGCCTGCCTCAGCGTGTTGGGATTAGTGGAGCTGGCCGCCGCTCAAGGGTTGCCAGCGGGTGTCCTGAACGTGGTACCGGGACTAGGTCGCGAGGCGGGTGCGGCGCTGGCAGCGCATCCTCAGATCGACCATCTGTCGTTTACCGGCTCGCCGGAAACCGGTACTCAGGTGGCCCAGGCGGCTGCCGTGCATCACGTGCCGGTCACGCTGGAATTAGGCGGCAAATCGCCCCAAGTGGTGTTTGCCGATGCGGACCTGGATGCAGCGCTGCCCGCGATTGTGCGCGGCATTGTGCAAAATGCTGGGCAAACCTGTTCGGCAGGCAGCCGTTTGCTGGTGCAGCGAGACATCGCCGACCGTGTGATCGAGGATCTTTGCCAACGCTTTGCGGCGCTGCGCTGTGATGCAGGTGAAGCCGATGCCGACTGCGGGCCGCTGATCAACGCTCGTCAAAAGGCCAAGTTGGCGTCGCGTTTAGCCGCAGCAGAAGCGGACGGTATCCGTGTTGCTGGGATAGGTCAGCTGGCGCCAAGCGCCCCTTCCGGTGGCCACTTCGTGCTCCCGCAGCTGCTGACCAACATTCCCGATGGCCATGAAGTGCTGCGTGAAGAGCTGTTTGGGCCCGTACTGGTGGTGCAGGTCTTTGACGATGAGGCGCATGCGCTGAGGCTCGCCAATGCCACCGATTTCGGGTTGTGTGCGGGTGTGTGGACCCGCGATGGCGGTCGGCAGCTGCGTCTAGCGAAGGGCATTCGCAGCGGCCAGGTGTTTATCAATAACTATGGGGCTGCTGGCGGTGTGGAGCTGCCGTTTGGTGGAGTGGGGCGCTCAGGCCATGGCCGTGAAAAAGGTTTTGAGGGTTTGCGCAGCTACACGCGTATCAAAACAGTCGCCATCAAACACTAA
- a CDS encoding TRAP transporter large permease produces MNMVIGLSLIVLFTFGVPIAISIVLASIIGIEFFTRLPLLLVPQQMFIGIDKFPLMAIPFFILAGNLMAAGGISQRLVDLAKSIVGRVQGGLAMSCVLTCMMFAAVSGSSVATTFAIGAILIPAMVKHGYPKPLAASIQASSAELGVLIPPSIPLILYGVSTDTSIGQLFLAGIGPGILIGSALILFLFLFCKVRGYGKDDYKDSTGFMISLKRAWVALLMPVVVIGGIYGGVFTPTEASAVAVFFALFAGGFYYRELKLADLLPILRQSVISTAAVMLIIASAALFSFLLSRTGLPAQIATLVTNTIESPMMFLLVVNALLLIVGMFIETSAAILVLAPILTPIAIQFGIHPVHFGLVMVVNLALGMITPPLGVNLFAACAVAKISIDQMLPWLVRFVLVVLACLMAITYMPWISMGLVTLFYG; encoded by the coding sequence ATGAATATGGTGATTGGTCTGTCGCTGATCGTGCTCTTTACCTTTGGCGTGCCGATCGCCATTTCGATCGTACTGGCATCCATCATCGGCATCGAGTTCTTTACGCGTCTGCCCCTGCTGCTCGTCCCACAGCAGATGTTTATCGGGATCGATAAGTTTCCGCTGATGGCGATACCGTTCTTTATTTTGGCGGGTAATTTAATGGCCGCCGGGGGCATTTCACAGCGTTTGGTGGACCTTGCTAAATCCATCGTTGGCCGCGTTCAGGGCGGTCTTGCCATGTCCTGCGTACTCACCTGCATGATGTTTGCCGCCGTGTCTGGCTCCAGCGTGGCCACTACCTTTGCCATTGGGGCCATTTTGATTCCTGCGATGGTGAAACATGGCTATCCCAAGCCGTTAGCCGCCTCTATCCAGGCCTCCTCGGCGGAGCTGGGCGTACTCATTCCACCTTCCATTCCGCTGATTCTGTATGGCGTGAGCACCGATACCTCCATCGGGCAGCTATTTCTAGCCGGTATTGGCCCGGGAATTTTGATTGGCTCTGCGCTCATCCTTTTTCTTTTCCTATTCTGCAAAGTGCGTGGCTACGGTAAAGACGATTACAAAGACAGCACCGGTTTTATGATTTCGCTCAAGCGTGCCTGGGTGGCGCTGCTGATGCCGGTGGTGGTGATCGGCGGGATTTACGGGGGAGTTTTTACGCCCACCGAAGCCTCGGCCGTGGCGGTGTTTTTTGCGCTGTTCGCAGGTGGGTTCTATTACCGCGAGTTAAAACTGGCTGACCTATTACCCATCTTACGTCAAAGCGTGATCTCAACGGCGGCGGTGATGCTGATTATTGCCTCTGCCGCGCTGTTCAGCTTTTTGTTAAGCCGCACAGGCTTACCGGCGCAAATTGCCACGCTGGTGACCAACACCATTGAAAGCCCTATGATGTTCTTGCTGGTCGTGAATGCGCTGCTGCTGATTGTCGGCATGTTTATTGAAACATCGGCGGCCATTTTAGTACTGGCCCCGATCCTCACGCCGATCGCGATTCAGTTTGGTATTCATCCGGTTCACTTTGGCCTAGTGATGGTGGTGAACTTAGCGCTGGGCATGATTACGCCACCGCTCGGGGTGAACCTGTTTGCCGCCTGTGCCGTTGCCAAAATCTCGATTGATCAAATGCTGCCATGGCTAGTGCGCTTTGTACTCGTCGTGCTGGCGTGCTTGATGGCGATTACCTACATGCCGTGGATTTCGATGGGGTTAGTAACGCTGTTTTACGGCTAG
- a CDS encoding TRAP transporter small permease translates to MLTVLLRLEHQLTRIALMIAVLMLVISVTLSFYQVLTRFLFNAPSTWTEVASRTSMIWCVFMAAAATFRGGYMMAVEVIYKWLPARLLMVLEVAIVLCCLLVLGVLVHYGIQMTLRVNSQVMSGMNISMSWAYAAIPVGAGFAMVSVVARLASQLSGREKVGPENSEVMSEEPTSSSSAREGASS, encoded by the coding sequence ATGTTAACGGTCTTGCTTCGTTTAGAGCATCAGTTAACCCGTATTGCCCTGATGATTGCTGTGTTGATGCTGGTCATATCGGTCACGCTCAGCTTCTATCAGGTGCTTACCCGTTTTTTGTTCAATGCGCCCTCTACCTGGACCGAAGTCGCTTCTCGCACGTCCATGATTTGGTGTGTGTTCATGGCCGCGGCCGCCACGTTTCGGGGTGGCTATATGATGGCGGTCGAGGTCATCTATAAATGGCTGCCTGCGCGTCTGCTCATGGTGTTGGAAGTGGCCATTGTGCTGTGCTGCCTGTTGGTCTTGGGCGTGTTAGTGCACTACGGCATTCAAATGACGCTGAGGGTGAATAGCCAGGTGATGTCCGGCATGAACATTTCCATGTCCTGGGCCTATGCCGCGATTCCCGTGGGCGCTGGCTTTGCGATGGTGTCAGTGGTTGCCCGTTTAGCCTCGCAGCTCAGTGGCCGCGAAAAGGTAGGGCCAGAAAACAGCGAAGTGATGAGCGAGGAACCGACGTCTTCATCGTCTGCCAGAGAAGGAGCGTCCTCATGA
- a CDS encoding TRAP transporter substrate-binding protein gives MTKRFTLHALVTAISALTTASMALQAQAATNISLGHTLSSTSHYSVGAEAFKETLERLSDGAFTVTEHASGSLGGEREMIEGLQIGTVDVVITSSGPLGNFVPETYVLDLPFLFESYDQARCVLDSDIGDELLAKMSDHGLVGMAWSENGFRHLTNSQREIASPADTEGLRVRTMENAVHQEAFRQMGARPTPMAFPELFTALQQGTVDGQENPITVIVATNFWEVQDYLSLTGHVYSPAIVLGSPILLDGLNDEERDWFMQAAAASVDATREEVSRLEREGVALLEANGMTVKTDIDPAPFQQAVEPAYEIFTSQYGSDMLDRIREKAGSC, from the coding sequence ATGACCAAGCGCTTCACTCTACACGCACTCGTAACCGCTATCAGCGCCCTGACGACCGCCAGCATGGCTTTGCAAGCACAGGCGGCCACCAATATCAGTCTGGGGCACACGCTCTCCTCCACGTCGCACTACTCGGTGGGTGCTGAGGCGTTCAAAGAGACCTTAGAGCGTTTGTCCGATGGCGCCTTTACGGTCACCGAGCACGCCTCCGGCTCACTTGGCGGTGAGCGTGAAATGATCGAAGGCCTGCAGATCGGCACCGTGGACGTGGTGATTACCTCTAGCGGCCCGCTGGGTAACTTCGTACCGGAAACCTACGTGCTGGATTTACCGTTCCTGTTTGAGAGCTACGACCAGGCTCGTTGCGTGCTGGATAGCGACATTGGTGACGAGCTGTTGGCGAAGATGAGCGACCATGGCCTAGTCGGTATGGCGTGGTCTGAAAACGGCTTCCGCCACCTCACCAACAGCCAGCGCGAAATTGCCAGCCCAGCGGATACGGAAGGGTTACGGGTCCGCACCATGGAGAACGCGGTACACCAAGAAGCGTTCCGCCAAATGGGCGCACGACCCACACCGATGGCGTTCCCAGAGCTGTTTACCGCACTTCAGCAGGGCACCGTCGATGGCCAGGAAAACCCGATTACGGTCATCGTGGCCACCAACTTCTGGGAAGTCCAGGACTACCTTTCCCTCACCGGGCACGTGTACTCACCTGCCATCGTGTTGGGGTCACCAATCCTGCTTGATGGCCTGAACGACGAAGAGCGTGACTGGTTCATGCAGGCCGCGGCGGCCTCGGTAGACGCGACTCGTGAAGAAGTATCGCGCCTTGAGCGGGAAGGGGTTGCGCTGCTGGAAGCCAACGGCATGACGGTGAAAACCGATATTGACCCTGCTCCCTTCCAGCAGGCAGTGGAGCCCGCCTACGAAATCTTCACCTCGCAGTACGGCAGCGACATGCTAGATCGCATTCGTGAAAAAGCGGGTAGCTGTTAA
- the denD gene encoding D-erythronate dehydrogenase, which produces MHIAITGAAGFLGQRLAQQLIQRGELRQKPITQLTLVDQVEAPSPSARAIKVVSRAVDITQPHALDEMLDQRPDVIYHLAAVVSSAAEADLELGMQVNFDATRALLEGCRARGMRDTRFIMASSVAAYGGALPEVLDDMTALHPQNSYGAQKAMCELLINDVSRRGEIDGLVLRLPTIVIRPGRPNAAASSFASSILREPLNGEEAICPVPTTLEMFVMSPGKVVDALVHGAQVPREALAPFRAFMLPGITVSVAEMLEALRKAAGEQALALVQHVPDSRIEAIVASWPARFETAKASQLGFVGDADFTQIIDSFMAEQHA; this is translated from the coding sequence ATGCATATTGCCATTACCGGCGCGGCTGGCTTTTTAGGCCAGCGCCTCGCTCAGCAGTTGATCCAGCGTGGCGAGCTGCGTCAGAAGCCGATCACGCAGCTCACGCTGGTCGATCAAGTGGAAGCACCGTCACCCTCGGCAAGGGCGATCAAGGTGGTCTCGCGAGCGGTGGATATTACCCAGCCCCACGCATTGGACGAGATGTTAGATCAGCGCCCTGACGTGATCTACCACCTGGCGGCCGTGGTCAGCTCCGCCGCGGAAGCCGATTTAGAGCTCGGCATGCAGGTCAATTTTGATGCAACGCGAGCGCTGCTAGAAGGCTGCCGCGCCCGTGGTATGCGCGACACGCGATTCATCATGGCCAGCTCCGTAGCGGCCTACGGCGGCGCGCTACCGGAGGTGCTCGATGACATGACCGCACTGCATCCGCAGAACTCCTACGGTGCCCAAAAGGCCATGTGCGAGCTGCTCATCAATGACGTCAGCCGTCGCGGCGAGATCGATGGCCTGGTGCTGCGCCTGCCCACCATCGTGATCCGCCCTGGCCGCCCGAATGCCGCGGCTTCCAGCTTTGCCTCCAGTATTTTGCGTGAACCGCTCAATGGCGAAGAGGCCATCTGCCCCGTGCCCACCACCCTTGAAATGTTCGTGATGTCGCCGGGTAAAGTGGTGGATGCGCTGGTACACGGCGCTCAGGTGCCCCGTGAAGCCTTGGCACCGTTTCGCGCCTTCATGCTGCCGGGGATCACGGTGAGCGTGGCCGAAATGCTCGAAGCCCTTCGTAAGGCGGCCGGGGAGCAGGCTCTAGCGCTCGTTCAGCATGTTCCCGATTCGCGCATCGAAGCCATCGTGGCCAGCTGGCCCGCCCGCTTCGAAACCGCCAAAGCGAGCCAGCTTGGCTTTGTAGGCGACGCTGATTTTACCCAAATCATCGATAGCTTTATGGCCGAGCAGCACGCATGA
- the otnI gene encoding 2-oxo-tetronate isomerase — translation MIRLAANLSMLFNEHAFLDRFAAAAEAGFKGVEYLFPYAFAASDIQHALKEAQLEQVLFNLPPGDWDAGERGLASLPGREAEFRDSMTAALSYAEALGCPRVHAMAGLLPDNADAATHAEHHATYIRNLRFAANEAAKVGKDILIEPINTRDMPGFFLSRQAQAMAVLEAVGARNLKLQFDLYHCQIMDGDLIRHLEHQFNAIGHIQIAGVPDRHEPNVGEVHYPAIFERLSALGYRGWVGCEYRPKTATRVGLEWGAPWGLTTH, via the coding sequence ATGATTCGATTAGCCGCCAACCTCAGCATGCTGTTCAACGAACACGCTTTTCTCGACCGCTTTGCCGCCGCCGCCGAGGCCGGCTTTAAAGGGGTCGAATATCTGTTCCCCTATGCGTTTGCCGCCAGCGACATACAGCACGCCTTAAAAGAAGCCCAGCTGGAACAGGTGCTGTTTAATTTGCCGCCGGGAGATTGGGATGCCGGTGAGCGCGGCCTGGCCAGCCTGCCGGGCCGGGAAGCCGAGTTTCGCGATTCGATGACCGCTGCGCTGAGCTACGCCGAGGCGCTCGGCTGCCCGAGGGTTCATGCCATGGCGGGGCTGTTACCGGACAACGCGGATGCCGCCACCCATGCGGAGCACCACGCCACTTATATTCGCAACCTGCGCTTTGCCGCTAACGAGGCGGCCAAAGTAGGCAAAGACATCCTGATCGAGCCGATCAATACCCGTGATATGCCGGGCTTTTTTCTCTCCCGCCAGGCCCAGGCCATGGCGGTACTGGAAGCGGTGGGTGCCAGGAATCTCAAGCTTCAGTTCGACCTTTACCACTGCCAAATCATGGATGGTGATTTGATTCGCCACCTGGAGCATCAGTTTAACGCCATTGGCCATATTCAAATCGCAGGCGTGCCGGATCGCCACGAGCCTAATGTGGGCGAAGTGCATTATCCCGCTATTTTTGAACGCTTGAGTGCGCTGGGTTATCGCGGTTGGGTGGGCTGTGAGTACCGTCCCAAGACGGCCACCCGGGTGGGGTTGGAGTGGGGAGCGCCCTGGGGCTTAACGACGCATTAA
- the otnC gene encoding 3-oxo-tetronate 4-phosphate decarboxylase: MSVHLRHHHQNTLREQISTLGKSLFDRGLTMGSSGNISVRLDDGGWLMTPTNACLGRLDPARISHLDQHGQLLSGDAPTKEQFLHMAMYDERPQSGAIVHLHSTHSVAVSCLPGVDPCDCIPPLTAYYVMRVGKLPLIPYHIPGDPQLGEAVRGLAGKHSAVLLANHGPVVAGKTLEAAVYATEELEETAKLYLLLRGENPRGLTPEQVVELEARFPRD; this comes from the coding sequence ATGAGTGTGCACCTGCGTCATCATCACCAGAACACCCTGCGTGAGCAGATCAGTACGCTCGGTAAATCGCTGTTTGATCGTGGCCTGACCATGGGCTCTAGCGGCAATATCAGCGTGCGGCTGGACGATGGCGGCTGGCTGATGACGCCCACCAATGCCTGCTTGGGGCGGCTGGATCCGGCGCGTATTTCGCACCTGGATCAGCATGGCCAACTGCTCAGCGGCGATGCGCCCACCAAGGAGCAGTTCCTGCACATGGCGATGTACGACGAGCGCCCGCAGTCCGGTGCCATCGTGCACCTGCACTCCACCCACTCGGTGGCGGTGTCGTGCCTGCCGGGAGTAGACCCCTGCGACTGCATTCCGCCGCTCACCGCCTACTACGTGATGCGGGTGGGTAAGCTGCCGTTAATTCCATACCACATTCCTGGCGACCCTCAATTGGGGGAGGCCGTGCGCGGGTTAGCGGGTAAGCACAGCGCGGTGTTGCTGGCCAACCACGGCCCAGTGGTGGCAGGCAAAACCCTCGAAGCGGCGGTGTACGCCACCGAAGAGCTGGAAGAGACCGCCAAGCTTTACCTGCTGCTGCGGGGTGAAAACCCGCGAGGGTTAACCCCCGAACAAGTGGTCGAGCTGGAAGCGCGTTTTCCACGCGACTAA
- the otnK gene encoding 3-oxo-tetronate kinase has translation MSHQGIVLGAIADDFTGATDLANNLVRGGMRCLQVIGVPQEAVDLHDVDAVVVALKSRSCPVQDAVTDSLAALEWLRDQGALQLFFKYCSTFDSTDEGNIGPVADALLERLQADQTVMAPAFPINGRTVYQGHLFVGDRLLNDSGMQHHPLNPMQDADLVRVLSRQTLHSVGLANRAVLAKGAEAARAHLSTLAEQGVRHVICDSLDEQDLDVLAEATAKMALVTGGSGLGQALPAQYRALGWLESVAEPGRLASAAGGALVLSGSCSRATLAQVADFLAKHPGGGFALDPLALAEGEHQKDQALAFARQRLADSVPVLLYASADPEKVKSAQASLGVERAGCLVEAALSQLAVTLVNEGVGRLLVAGGETSGAVVSALGVTTLRIGEQIDPGVPWTQAPLAGREAPLSLALKSGNFGGVDFFTRAFEVLA, from the coding sequence ATGAGCCATCAGGGAATCGTGTTGGGCGCTATCGCCGACGACTTTACCGGGGCCACTGATCTCGCCAATAACTTGGTGCGTGGTGGCATGCGCTGCCTACAGGTGATTGGTGTGCCGCAAGAAGCGGTGGACTTGCACGATGTCGATGCGGTCGTGGTCGCGCTCAAGTCCCGCTCCTGCCCAGTGCAAGACGCCGTGACCGATTCTCTGGCAGCACTTGAGTGGCTGCGCGATCAGGGCGCTCTCCAGCTGTTTTTCAAGTACTGCTCCACCTTCGACTCTACCGACGAGGGCAACATTGGCCCCGTGGCCGATGCCCTGCTGGAACGGCTTCAAGCCGACCAAACGGTGATGGCGCCTGCATTCCCTATTAATGGCCGCACGGTGTACCAAGGCCATCTGTTTGTCGGTGACCGATTGCTGAACGACAGCGGCATGCAGCACCACCCGCTCAACCCCATGCAGGATGCCGATCTGGTTCGCGTGCTCTCTCGCCAAACGCTACATTCGGTGGGCTTGGCCAACCGGGCAGTGCTCGCCAAAGGGGCAGAGGCAGCCCGCGCGCATCTGTCGACCCTTGCCGAGCAAGGCGTGCGCCATGTGATCTGCGATAGCTTGGATGAGCAGGATTTGGACGTGCTGGCCGAAGCCACGGCGAAGATGGCGCTGGTCACCGGCGGTTCCGGCCTGGGCCAGGCACTGCCCGCTCAGTATCGCGCACTTGGTTGGTTAGAGAGCGTTGCCGAGCCTGGGCGTCTAGCGTCGGCTGCTGGCGGTGCCCTGGTGCTGTCGGGCAGCTGTTCACGGGCCACGCTGGCGCAGGTGGCCGACTTTTTGGCCAAGCACCCTGGCGGTGGTTTTGCCCTGGACCCGCTGGCGCTAGCAGAAGGCGAGCACCAGAAAGACCAGGCGCTCGCGTTTGCGCGGCAGCGGCTAGCCGACAGTGTGCCGGTATTACTGTACGCCTCGGCGGATCCAGAAAAAGTGAAAAGCGCGCAAGCGTCACTCGGCGTTGAGCGAGCAGGGTGCCTGGTCGAAGCGGCATTGAGCCAACTGGCGGTGACGTTAGTCAACGAAGGCGTGGGCCGACTGCTGGTAGCGGGCGGCGAAACCTCCGGCGCGGTGGTCTCCGCGTTAGGCGTGACGACCCTGCGGATCGGTGAGCAAATCGACCCCGGCGTGCCCTGGACCCAAGCCCCGCTAGCAGGCCGCGAAGCGCCACTGTCGCTGGCGCTGAAGTCCGGCAACTTTGGCGGCGTGGACTTCTTCACCCGTGCGTTTGAGGTGCTGGCATGA
- the ltnD gene encoding L-threonate dehydrogenase produces the protein MSQDQQQSQQVGVIGLGAMGMGTATALLSRGFQVTGCDIASGAREVFSAAGGKSVATPAELAHCDVVLVIVVNGQQAEEVLFGAQGVVAHLAPGSVILQCATVAPSQAKQLGERLSAVGLWMLDAPISGGAAKAKSGDLSVMASGQPEVFNKAQRVLDAMAAKVYRLGDIPGVGSSMKLVNQLLAGVHIATAAEAMALGIRMGLDPEVIYEVITHSAGNSWMFENRVPHILSGDYTPLSAVDIFVKDLNIVHQTGRELSLATPVAASALQQFTAASGAGFGREDDSAVIKVYQRLSGIALPEAANDAEGAK, from the coding sequence GTGAGTCAAGATCAACAGCAATCCCAGCAAGTCGGTGTGATTGGCTTAGGTGCCATGGGTATGGGCACTGCCACTGCGCTACTGAGCAGAGGTTTTCAGGTCACCGGCTGTGATATTGCCAGCGGTGCACGCGAAGTATTCAGCGCTGCTGGCGGCAAGAGTGTCGCAACGCCTGCCGAGCTCGCCCACTGTGACGTTGTGTTGGTGATTGTTGTGAATGGCCAACAGGCTGAAGAAGTGCTTTTCGGGGCACAGGGCGTGGTTGCCCACCTAGCGCCGGGTAGTGTGATCTTGCAATGCGCCACCGTGGCACCCAGCCAAGCTAAGCAGCTAGGTGAACGTCTTTCCGCGGTGGGACTGTGGATGCTGGATGCGCCCATTAGCGGTGGCGCTGCCAAGGCCAAAAGCGGTGATTTATCGGTAATGGCCTCTGGTCAGCCAGAAGTGTTCAACAAAGCGCAGCGGGTATTAGATGCCATGGCGGCCAAAGTGTATCGCTTAGGCGATATCCCAGGGGTAGGTTCCAGCATGAAGCTGGTCAATCAGCTGCTGGCGGGCGTGCATATTGCCACCGCGGCCGAGGCGATGGCGCTGGGTATTCGTATGGGCCTCGACCCCGAGGTGATTTATGAGGTGATTACCCATTCGGCGGGTAACTCCTGGATGTTCGAGAACCGCGTGCCGCATATCTTGAGCGGTGATTACACGCCGCTATCGGCGGTCGATATCTTCGTCAAAGACCTCAATATTGTTCATCAAACAGGCCGTGAGCTGTCACTCGCAACACCGGTGGCTGCCAGCGCGTTGCAGCAATTTACCGCAGCCAGCGGCGCAGGTTTTGGGCGGGAAGATGACTCAGCGGTGATCAAGGTCTATCAGCGCTTATCGGGTATTGCGTTGCCAGAAGCGGCCAACGATGCCGAGGGAGCGAAGTAA
- a CDS encoding LacI family DNA-binding transcriptional regulator, which translates to MSRDFSHAAKQRRRSDQVTLSQVAEAAGVSPITASRALNHPEKVSERTRNSVLEAVEQLGYVPNLVAGSLASSRSKLIAVIVPSLINTVFVEVIKGLQETLEAEGYQILLGNTDYDLDREYQLVRTFLGWSCSALITAGLRHNHACQTLLNNWDHPIMEVMELGKGMDLNVGLDHVAAGRCMANHLVDQGYRHIVYVGARLTQDYRAGMRYEGHKEVLQAQGLESPLVELDTLGSLQAGAESLQQVLTHYPQTQAIHFANDDLAAGALLAAQRQGLNVPDDIAIAGFNGLPLGQHVTPQLTTILSPREEMGRLAAKELIRRLSGKNVYRRQHDVGFTLQMGGST; encoded by the coding sequence ATGTCTAGAGACTTTTCGCATGCTGCTAAGCAGCGTCGTCGCTCAGATCAAGTGACGCTCAGCCAAGTGGCTGAAGCTGCGGGCGTCTCACCGATTACTGCTTCTCGAGCGCTTAATCATCCTGAAAAAGTCAGCGAACGCACGCGCAATAGCGTACTAGAAGCGGTTGAGCAGTTGGGCTATGTGCCCAACCTCGTGGCAGGCAGCCTCGCCTCCTCGCGCTCGAAACTGATCGCCGTCATCGTGCCCTCCTTGATCAACACCGTGTTCGTCGAAGTCATCAAAGGCTTACAAGAGACCTTGGAGGCCGAGGGGTATCAAATACTGCTGGGCAACACGGATTACGACTTAGACCGCGAATATCAGTTGGTGCGCACGTTCTTAGGCTGGTCATGCTCGGCACTGATTACCGCTGGGCTGCGCCATAACCACGCCTGCCAGACCCTGTTGAACAACTGGGATCATCCCATCATGGAAGTGATGGAGCTGGGCAAAGGCATGGACTTGAACGTCGGACTGGATCACGTGGCGGCTGGGCGCTGCATGGCGAACCATCTGGTCGATCAAGGCTATCGCCATATTGTTTATGTGGGCGCGCGGCTCACTCAGGATTACCGAGCAGGCATGCGCTACGAAGGGCATAAAGAGGTACTGCAGGCACAAGGACTCGAATCCCCCTTGGTAGAACTCGACACCCTCGGCAGCCTACAAGCGGGAGCAGAGAGTTTACAGCAGGTACTCACGCACTATCCCCAAACACAGGCCATTCACTTTGCCAATGACGACCTAGCTGCAGGCGCACTACTCGCCGCACAGCGCCAAGGTCTCAATGTTCCGGACGACATCGCAATTGCCGGTTTCAACGGCCTGCCGCTTGGCCAGCACGTGACGCCACAGCTCACCACCATTCTCTCCCCGAGAGAAGAGATGGGACGCCTCGCTGCGAAAGAACTCATTAGACGACTCAGCGGCAAAAACGTCTACCGTCGCCAGCACGATGTGGGGTTTACGCTGCAAATGGGTGGCAGTACTTGA